From the Streptomonospora nanhaiensis genome, the window ACCACCTACGCCTCCGTCGAGCAGTGCGCCACGGACGTCGACCTGGACACGGTCGGCACCGAGATCCGCAACATCGGCCGCCTCTTCGGCGTGGAGGAGCGCGCCGACGAACTCGTCGCCGACATCGAGGCCGAGGTCGCCTCGGTCGAGGCCCGGCTGGCGGGCACCGACCCGGTGGACGTGCTGGTGGTGGACTCCCTCGACGCCACCGTCTTCACCTCCGGCGGCGCCGGGATCGCCGACGACATGATCGCCTCCGCCGGCGGGCGCAACGTGTTCTCCGACGTGGACGACGTGTTCGCCGACGTCTCCATCGAGCAGGCCGCCGCCCGCGACCCCGAGGCGATCCTCTTCTACGACTACGGGTCCACCACCGTCGAGGACAAGCGCCGGGCGGTGCTGGCCCAGCCCGCCCTGGCCCACGCGCCCGCTGTGCGCCGGGAGCGGTTCGCCGAGCTGCCGCTGTCCTCCACTGTCGTGGGCGTCCGGGTGGGCGACGCGGTCACCCGCATCGCCGAGCAGCTCCACCCCGAGGCGTTCTGAGCGGGGATGGCCGACACCGCCGACACCCCCGCCGCACCGCGCGCCCCCGGCGGCACCCCCGCCGCCCCGGCCCCGCCGGGGCCACCGCCCGGCCGATCCCGTCCCGCCGCCGTCCCCACCCGGCGCGGCCGGCTCCCGCTCCCGGTGGCGCTGGCGCTGCTGCTGGCCGCCCTTCCGCTGGCGATGACGCTGGGCGTGGGCGCGGGCTCGGTCGGGATCTCGGCCGCCGACACCTGGCGCATCCTCCTCCACCAGGCGGCCCCCGGGCTCGTGCCGCCCGACTGGCCGCCCGCCACCGAGGCCATCGTGGTCACGGCGCGCCTGCCCCGCGTGCTGCTGGCCGCGCTCGTGGGCGCGGGCCTGGCCGGGGTGGGGCTGGTGCTCCAGACGCTGGTGCGCAACCCGCTGGCCGACCCGCTGCTGCTGGGGGTGTCCTCGGGCGCCACCTTCGGCGCGGTGGTGGTCGTGGTGTTCGGCGTGCGGCTGTTCGGCGGCCAGTCGCTGCCGGCCACCGCGTTCCTCGGCGCGCTGGCCGCGCTCGTGGCCGTCTACCTGCTGGCCCGCACCGGCGGCCGGATCAGCACCCTGCGGCTCATCCTGTCCGGGGTGGTCATGGCCGAGGTGCTGTCGGCCGCCGCCGCGCTGGTCATCATGACCTCGGGCGACCCCCACGCCGCCGCCCTGGTGCAGCGCTGGACCCTGGGCGGGCTGGGCGGCACCACGTGGGCCACCCTGCCCGCGCCCGCCGCGGCCGTGGCGGTCAGCACCCTGGTCGTCGCGGCGCAGACGCCGGCGCTCAACGTGTTCGCACTGGGCGAGGAGACCGCCACCGGGATCGGCCTCAACGTCGGCGGGTTCCGCGCCGCGATGTTCGTGGTGGTCTCGCTGGCCACGGGCGTGCTGGTGGCGGTCAGCGGCCCGGTGGGGTTCGTCGGGCTGATGATGCCCCACATCGCGCGCATGCTCGTGGGCCCCGACCACCGGCGCGCCCTGCCGGTGGCCGTGCTGCTGGGGGCGCCGTTCATGGTCCTGGCCGACCTGGTCGCGCGCACGCTGGCCCGGCCCGAGGAGATCCCCGTGGGGATCCTCACCGCGCTGTGCGGGGCGCCGTTCTTCCTGTGGCTGATGCGGCGCGGCACCCGGCGCGGTGCGGCGGGCTGAGCGGGTGGAGGCGGATGCGGCTCACACCCCGCCGAGGGGCCCGGGGTCCACGGGATCGGCGGGGGTGTCCACCCACAGCCGGTGCCCGCCGCCGGCGGTGACGGTCAGGCCGAGCCGGTCGCGCCCGGGCGACCCGGCCGCGCGCCACACCTCGCGCGCGGCGGCGATCTCGGCCCACAGGTCGCGCGGACCGGCCCGCAGGGTCTCGTAGGGCGGACCGGCGGGCACGTACTCGCCCAGGGCCCAGGAGCCGGCGCGGTCGTAGACGTAGACCGTGGCCTCGCCCGCCGCCGGGTGGTTGTCGGGGTCGGCCTCGAAGGACGCGTAGGCGAGCCCTGGCACCCGCCACCCCAGGACCACGCCCCAGCCGGGGTCGCGGTCGGCCACCACGCGCGGGTTGAGGTCGGTGTGCCCGGCCACGGCGGCGGGGTCGTGTTCGTCGACGAAGGTGTGCCAGGGGTCGGCGGAGCGCCGCTGGCCGCGCAGCCACATGAACGCGGCGTCGGCGATCATCCGGCCCTGGGCCGTGCCCTCGCCGACCTCCAGGCGCAGCAGCCCGGCGGAGGTGAAGCCCGGCCCCCACGGGCTCACGACCGTTCCGCCGGGCCGGGTCCGGGTGATCCAGGCCGCCGGGACGCTGCGGGCCGCCACCGTGGCGATCACGCGGTCATAGGGCCCCTCGGGCGGGTGGGCGCCGTCGCCGACGACCAGCCGGGGCTTGTAGCCGAACCCGTGCAGCCGCTCGCGGGCGCGTTCGGCCACGCCGGGGTCGATCTCGACGGAGGTGACGTTCTCGTCGCCCAGCCGCTCGCACAGCAGGGCGGTGCTGTAGCCGGTGCCGGTGCCGATCTCCAGCACGGTGTCGCCGTCGCGGGCGTCCATGGCCTGGAGCATCGCCACCACCAGGGAGGGCTGGGAGATGCTGGAGGAGGGGACCACGCCGGAGCCGTCGGGCCCGGTCGGCGAGCCGTCGTCCACCTGGGTGATGAGGGCGTAGTCCTCGTTGACCCACCGCGCGACGTCGGGGTCGGTGCGGGGGTAGGGCTCGAACAGTTCGCGGTGGCCCGCGCGGCGGACCCACACCGTGTCGGGGATGAACGCGAGCCGGTCCACGGCCAGGACCGCGCGGTGCCAGGCGGGATCCTGGACCGCGCCCTTGGCCGTGAGGACCCGGGCGATTTCCGCGCCGGGAAGGAACGCCTGTGCGGATTCGGTCACTTGTTGGGGTCCTGTCCGTCGCCGTCGCTGCCCCGGCCGGAGTCGCGGGGGACGTCGGGGTTCTCGTGCCCGCCCATGGTTGCCTCCAGGAGCCGATGACGTTCTGGACGCTAGCCCGGCGGCGGCCGGGTGTCATGGCCGTCCGCGCGATCGGGCCCCTGCCTGGGCCGTCGCGGGCCGCGCCGGGCGCGCGCGGCACGCGGCCTGGTGGCCGGGTCCGCCCCCGCGGGGGGACCCGGCCACCAGCGGCGGCTCACCCGCCGCCCTCGGGCGCGGTGCCCCACACCGGCTCGCCCGCGTCGTAGAGCACGATGTTCTCCGCGGGCGCCAGTTGCGACCCGACGCCCTGGTAGGACCAGTCGTTGGCCGGGTTCCACCCGGTGCCGCCGGTGATCCGGAACTGCACCTCGCGCCGCCACTGCGACTGTCCGCCCGGGAAGATCTCCTGCCCGGTGCAGTCGATCTCGACGTAGTAGAGGTCGCCCTCCGCCTGCCGGGCGCCCGAGGGCGCGGCGCACTGGTTGTAGGCGCTGCTCACCTGGACCTCGCCCGGCTCCACGCCGGGGTCCAGGGTGAACCAGTAGCGGAACGTCCCCTCGTCCAGCATCCGCGCGGGGAAGGACGACCGGTTGCGCACCATCGCCTTGATCTCGGTGAAGGTGGCGCTGGACTGGTTGAGGGCCGCCTCCACGTACATCTCCGGACCGTCGGGCTCCTCGGCCCGCGGGAAGTCGGCCAGCGGGGTGCCGCCGTACTCGGCGACCAGCGCCGCCAGCGCGCTGGAGAACCCGGCGTTGTAGTCGGTGGCGACCTCGTTGGCCACGTAGTCCTGCCGGTTGTCGGTGTAGGCGTCGTCCGGGCCGTCCGGGCCGCCCACCAGGGCGCCGTAGAGCACGTGCCGGTTGTCCTGCGGGCTTTGGATGTTGTCCAGCCACGAGCCGTGCGCGGTGCGGTGGTGGGGGTTCACCGGCGGGTTCTGGCCGAAGCCCACCACGTAGCTGGAGTTGCGCGGGTTGGCGCCCAGCGCGTAGTCGATCTGGCGCACCCCGAAGTCGTGGTAGCGCTGCCTGCGCACGGGGTCGTCCAGCCAGTCGGAGTACACCAGCGCCACGAAGGCGGTGTTGGCGGCGTAGCGCAGCGACCCCCAGGTGTCGAGCACGGCCTGGCCGCCCGGCGAGGTCGGCACCCGCTGCCCGTTGACGCCGGTGGTCCAGTAGTCCAGCCACCGGTTGGCGTCGTCGACGTAGCGCTGCTCGCCGGTCTCCATGGCCAGCAGCGCGTAGGCGCCGTAGGACTTGTCGTCCCAGGCCACCGTCCAGCGGTAGCTGCGGGTGTCGGTCTGCTGCTCGGTGGACAGGTGGTCGTACTCGGCCTCGGCCTTGGCCAGGTAGGCGTCGTCTCCGGTGGCGCGGTAGAGCCAGTAGGCGCCCCACACCAGTTCGTCCTGGTAGCCCGACCACGACCGGTAGAAGTTCCCGGCCGGGACGCAGTCGGAGTAGCGGCCCCGGTAGGTGTCGGCGAAGTCGTAGAGCTGTTCGGCGTGGCGGACGAGGGTGGCGGCGTAGGCCGGGTCGTCCTCGGCGAACACCAGCGAGGACGCGGCCATGGCCGCCGCCGTCTCGCCGGCCACGTCGCTGCCCGGGCACGAGGCGTCGACCCGGTAGGCCGGGCGCTCCATCGGCATGACCTCGGCCGGACCCCACCACTTGTGGTCGGCGTCGCCGTCGCCCACCTGGGCGTAGAACACGTTGGGCTCGGGGTGGGCCTTGATGAAGTAGTCGTTGACCCAGCGCAGGTTGTCCTTGAGGTAGGGCATCTGACCCGAGGCGGTGTAGCCCTCCGGGCTCTCCACCGCGCCCCACGCCAGCATGGTGGCGCTGAAGGCCATGGGCAGGCCGAACTTGACGTGGTCGCCGGCGTCGTACCAGCTGCCGGTGAGGTCCAGGCCCACGTCGGCGCCGTCCTCCAGCGCGGAGTCGCCGCGCCAGTTCACACGGTTGTCGGCGGGCAGGTCGCCCGAGCGCTGGGCCTCGTAGAAGAACATCGACTTCTGCAGCGCCTCGGCGTAGTTGAACCGGGGCGCGGCCTCGGCGGTGCCGGAGGCGGGCGGCGCGGCCAGCAGGCCGAGCGCGGCGGCGCCGGCCGCCGCGAGCGCCGTCAGGCGGCGGGGGAGCCGGCGGGCACGGGACGGGGAGGGGGGATGCGGCATGTGCGGGCCTTCCCGGCGCCGGACGCGGCGCCACGGGCGGTGGGGGATGGGGTGGGGGATGGAGCGGGACGAGGGGACGGGCGGGCGGGGGCGGCGGTGCGTCCGGCCTGGGCCGGAGCGCGCGCCGCCCGGGCCGGGCCGGGCTTGGCGCCGGGCCGTCCCGCGATCGCTTGGGAGCGCTCCCATGTGACAGCGGTCACCGGCCTCGGCGTCGTATGTATGGTGCGATGGCCGCGCCGCGCCGTCGATGGGCGCGCACGGCGGAACAGAGTTCGAGGCAAAGCCCGAGGGACTGCCCGGCCCCGTGGGCGGCGGCGCGGGCCGTGTCCGCACTGACCCGCGCCGCCGGTCTCAGCGCGCGGGCGGGGCCAGCGCGGTCAGTTCGGCGCGCAGCGCGGGGTCGGTGGCGAACTCCCCGCTCAGGTGCGAGGTCACCATGGCCGCGCCGTGGGCCTGGGCGCCGCGCAGGGTCATGCAGGCGTGCTCGGAGCGGATCAGGCACGCCGCACCGCGCGGCGACAGGTGGGTGTCGAGCGCGGCCACCGTCTGCTCGCCCAGCCGCTCCTGCACCTGGGGCCGGCGCGCCAGCTCCTGCACCAGCCGGGCCAGCTTGGACAGCCCCACGATCGGCGCGCCGGGCTGGGGCAGGTAGGCCACGGTGGCCCGGCCGGAGAACGGCAGGATGTGGTGCTCGCACATCGCCACGAAGGGGACGTCGACCGCCGCGATCACGCCTTGGCGGCCCGACTCCGCGGGGAAGCGCACCTTGAGGTGCCGCTCGGGGTCCAGCCGCAGCCCGCTGGTCATC encodes:
- a CDS encoding ABC transporter substrate-binding protein; translated protein: MRPSPPSPHPARPGRAARSAAAAAGVVLALSACGTAAGAGGGAPAEGYPVTVRECGREVTVSAPPQRAVAMNQHVAEIMLALGLADRMVGTAFLDDAVLPELREDYASVPVLAERYPSYEALLAAEPDFVYAGFAASAFDPAEGRGRDALEAAGMTTYASVEQCATDVDLDTVGTEIRNIGRLFGVEERADELVADIEAEVASVEARLAGTDPVDVLVVDSLDATVFTSGGAGIADDMIASAGGRNVFSDVDDVFADVSIEQAAARDPEAILFYDYGSTTVEDKRRAVLAQPALAHAPAVRRERFAELPLSSTVVGVRVGDAVTRIAEQLHPEAF
- a CDS encoding FecCD family ABC transporter permease; protein product: MADTADTPAAPRAPGGTPAAPAPPGPPPGRSRPAAVPTRRGRLPLPVALALLLAALPLAMTLGVGAGSVGISAADTWRILLHQAAPGLVPPDWPPATEAIVVTARLPRVLLAALVGAGLAGVGLVLQTLVRNPLADPLLLGVSSGATFGAVVVVVFGVRLFGGQSLPATAFLGALAALVAVYLLARTGGRISTLRLILSGVVMAEVLSAAAALVIMTSGDPHAAALVQRWTLGGLGGTTWATLPAPAAAVAVSTLVVAAQTPALNVFALGEETATGIGLNVGGFRAAMFVVVSLATGVLVAVSGPVGFVGLMMPHIARMLVGPDHRRALPVAVLLGAPFMVLADLVARTLARPEEIPVGILTALCGAPFFLWLMRRGTRRGAAG
- a CDS encoding methyltransferase domain-containing protein, whose product is MTESAQAFLPGAEIARVLTAKGAVQDPAWHRAVLAVDRLAFIPDTVWVRRAGHRELFEPYPRTDPDVARWVNEDYALITQVDDGSPTGPDGSGVVPSSSISQPSLVVAMLQAMDARDGDTVLEIGTGTGYSTALLCERLGDENVTSVEIDPGVAERARERLHGFGYKPRLVVGDGAHPPEGPYDRVIATVAARSVPAAWITRTRPGGTVVSPWGPGFTSAGLLRLEVGEGTAQGRMIADAAFMWLRGQRRSADPWHTFVDEHDPAAVAGHTDLNPRVVADRDPGWGVVLGWRVPGLAYASFEADPDNHPAAGEATVYVYDRAGSWALGEYVPAGPPYETLRAGPRDLWAEIAAAREVWRAAGSPGRDRLGLTVTAGGGHRLWVDTPADPVDPGPLGGV
- the folE gene encoding GTP cyclohydrolase I — its product is MTTLPTDTRDTAAALDTPGRAEAPAVAHARALLRELGLPCDTESTRRTPERFAAALAEMTSGLRLDPERHLKVRFPAESGRQGVIAAVDVPFVAMCEHHILPFSGRATVAYLPQPGAPIVGLSKLARLVQELARRPQVQERLGEQTVAALDTHLSPRGAACLIRSEHACMTLRGAQAHGAAMVTSHLSGEFATDPALRAELTALAPPAR